Proteins found in one Pagrus major chromosome 20, Pma_NU_1.0 genomic segment:
- the ndr2 gene encoding nodal-related 2 — MRSLGLLAVALHASLLALLQAQGIHKTSRDGVYMRSLQRFSLLDRTSSYHLPTYMMHLYRNFKSNFSRPLDTLERDAARQADTVKSVVAKGLTYRHRRWIATFDLYALLADKRIQAAELRIRLPRTRSASNITVEVYHQHGQACHTHKSCQEQQLVGLLTESSLVTSSLSWKVFNMTTPLLSWLRQKSTARNRHKRVSRRRKVVKTKRGLSLPDQPVYLARREQDASDRALLVVFSHTGSDENSKARASLLHTAEQSKFLSPAEIKKARWPKRRRSKRGQREQTVRSLQAPKRGSEKSLCRRVDLHVDFNQIGWGSWIVFPKRYNAYRCEGSCPGPLGEDLNPTNHAYMQSLLKHYHPDRVAAPCCAPTKMSPLSMLYYESGEMLLRHHEDMIVDECGCQ, encoded by the exons ATGCGCTCATTGGGACTGCTGGCCGTCGCGCTGCACGCATCCCTGCTCGCCCTGCTGCAGGCGCAGGGGATCCACAAGACCAGCAGGGATGGAGTGTACATGCGGTCGCTGCAGAGGTTCTCCCTGCTGGACCGAACCTCTTCGTACCACCTGCCCACCTACATGATGCATCTCTACAGGAACTTCAAGTCGAACTTTTCCAGGCCTTTGGATACTTTGGAGCGGGACGCAGCGAGGCAGGCGGACACGGTGAAGAGCGTGGTGGCCAAAG GTTTGACGTACAGACACAGGCGCTGGATTGCGACCTTTGACCTCTACGCCCTGCTGGCCGACAAACGGATCCAGGCAGCGGAGCTGAGAATCAGGCTTCCTCGGACACGGAGTGCTTCCAACATCACCGTGGAGGTCTATCACCAGCACGGCCAGGCGTGCCATACGCACAAGAGCTGCCAGGAACAGCAGCTGGTGGGGCTGCTCACTGAATCATCACTGGTCACTTCATCGCTGAGCTGGAAAGTGTTCAACATGACAACTCCTCTCTTGAGCTGGCTCCGGCAAAAATCAACAGCGAGAAATCGACACAAAAGAGTGTCAAGAAGAAGGAAAGTGGTAAAGACAAAGAGGGGCCTGTCGCTTCCTGATCAGCCTGTCTATTTGGCGAGAAGAGAGCAGGACGCGAGTGACCGGGCCTTGTTGGTCGTCTTCTCACACACTGGCTCTGATGAAAACTCAAAGGCCAGAGCGAGCTTACTCCACACAGCTGAACAATCCAAGTTCTTGTCCCCCGCCGAAATCAAAAAGGCCCGCTGGCCCAAGAGGCGCAGGAGCAAACGGGGCCAGCGAGAACAAACAGTGAGAAGCCTGCAGGCGCCCAAGAGAGGGAGTGAAAAATCTCTCTGCCGCAGAGTCGACCTGCATGTGGACTTTAATCAAATCGGCTGGGGGTCCTGGATCGTCTTTCCTAAAAGATATAACGCCTACCGCTGTGAGGGTTCCTGCCCCGGCCCCCTGGGAGAAGACCTAAATCCAACAAATCATGCGTACATGCAG AGTTTACTGAAACATTACCACCCCGACCGAGTGGCGGCGCCCTGCTGTGCCCCGACCAAAATGAGCCCGCTGAGCATGCTGTACTACGAGAGCGGGGAGATGCTCCTCCGACATCACGAAGACATGATCGTGGATGAATGTGGCTGCCAGTGA
- the lrrc20 gene encoding leucine-rich repeat-containing protein 20 isoform X1 translates to MTSDTARISDHRKMAEAVANVARRINATVEEEKDSLDLSNCKLISFPDGVFKVLRSVSDNIRIITLADNEMKALSSKFFSTFTQLRELDLRGNVLTKLPNTVAEMEHLTCINLANNSFSIFPDKLTEIATLERINLEGNSITEIPVEKLSAMPALKWINVKLNPLDSNTLSALQSPHNFDIVSSTES, encoded by the exons ATGACTAGCGACACAGCCAG GATCAGTGACCACAGAAAAATGGCTGAAGCAGTCGCAAATGTGGCCCGGAGGATTAATGCCACcgtagaggaggagaaggacagTTTGG ATCTGTCCAACTGCAAGCTCATATCCTTCCCAGATGGTGTGTTCAAGGTCCTGCGGAGTGTCTCAGACAACATCCGCATTATCACGTTGGCTGACAATGAGATGAAGGCCCTTTCCAGCAAGTTCTTCTCAACCTTCACTCAGCTGAGAG AACTGGACCTGCGAGGCAATGTCCTCACCAAACTGCCTAACACCGTGGCAGAAATGGAGCATCTGACCTGCATCAATCTGGCTAATAACAGCTTCTCCATCTTTCCTGATAAGCTGACTGAAATAGCCACACTGGAGAGGATTAACCTGGAGGGAAATAGCATCACCG AAATACCAGTGGAGAAGCTGTCTGCAATGCCTGCTCTGAAGTGGATAAACGTGAAGTTAAACCCTCTGGACTCAAACACTCTGTCTGCTCTGCAATCGCCACACAATTTTGACATCGTGTCCAGCACAGAGTCCTAA
- the lrrc20 gene encoding leucine-rich repeat-containing protein 20 isoform X2, giving the protein MAEAVANVARRINATVEEEKDSLDLSNCKLISFPDGVFKVLRSVSDNIRIITLADNEMKALSSKFFSTFTQLRELDLRGNVLTKLPNTVAEMEHLTCINLANNSFSIFPDKLTEIATLERINLEGNSITEIPVEKLSAMPALKWINVKLNPLDSNTLSALQSPHNFDIVSSTES; this is encoded by the exons ATGGCTGAAGCAGTCGCAAATGTGGCCCGGAGGATTAATGCCACcgtagaggaggagaaggacagTTTGG ATCTGTCCAACTGCAAGCTCATATCCTTCCCAGATGGTGTGTTCAAGGTCCTGCGGAGTGTCTCAGACAACATCCGCATTATCACGTTGGCTGACAATGAGATGAAGGCCCTTTCCAGCAAGTTCTTCTCAACCTTCACTCAGCTGAGAG AACTGGACCTGCGAGGCAATGTCCTCACCAAACTGCCTAACACCGTGGCAGAAATGGAGCATCTGACCTGCATCAATCTGGCTAATAACAGCTTCTCCATCTTTCCTGATAAGCTGACTGAAATAGCCACACTGGAGAGGATTAACCTGGAGGGAAATAGCATCACCG AAATACCAGTGGAGAAGCTGTCTGCAATGCCTGCTCTGAAGTGGATAAACGTGAAGTTAAACCCTCTGGACTCAAACACTCTGTCTGCTCTGCAATCGCCACACAATTTTGACATCGTGTCCAGCACAGAGTCCTAA
- the ppa1a gene encoding inorganic pyrophosphatase 2, mitochondrial, with the protein MSFSVEERGRPNTQDYRLFFKNSAGKYVSPFHDIPVYANEAENIFHAVVEVPRWTNAKMEIATKDPLNPLKQDLKKGNLRYVANVFPHKGYIWNYGAIPQTWEDPNHKDSDTGCCGDNDPIDICDIGNKVCSRGEIIKVKVLGTLALIDEGETDWKVIVINTEDPEAADFNDIDDVRRLKPGYLEATFDWFKRYKVPDGKPENQFAFDGEFKGRDFAIKTVKSTHEFWKALISKKTDAGELNCMNTSVSDSPFCCSAGDAETVVKSASAFGAEDPIPSSVDKWFYYEK; encoded by the exons ATGAGCTTCAGCGTCGAGGAGAGGGGCAGGCCGAACACACAGGACTACAGGCTGTTTTTCA AAAACTCCGCAGGCAAGTACGTCTCTCCTTTCCACGACATCCCCGTCTACGCAAATGAAGCAGAG AATATTTTCCACGCCGTTGTTGAGGTTCCAAGATGGACGAATGCAAAGATGGAG ATTGCCACCAAAGATCCCCTCAACCCGCTGAAACAAGACCTAAAGAAGGGGAATCTTCGTTACGTAGCGAACGTGTTCCCTCACAAAGGCTACATCTGGAATTATGGAGCTATTCCACAG ACATGGGAGGACCCCAACCACAAGGACAGCGACACAGGATGCTGCGGAGACAATGATCCTATTGATATATGTGATATTGGAAATAAG GTGTGCTCTCGAGGAGAAATAATCAAAGTAAAGGTGTTGGGAACTCTGGCTCTGATCGATGAGGGTGAAACAGACTGGAAGGTCATTGTGATCAATACCGAAGACCCTGAAGCTGCCGACTTTAACG ATATCGATGATGTCAGACGACTTAAGCCTGGATACCTGGAGGCGACTTTTGATTGGTTCAAAAGATATAAAGTCCCAGATGGGAAGCCTGAAAACCAGTTTGCTTTCGATGGAGAGTTCAAGGGCAGG GACTTTGCCATTAAAACAGTCAAGAGCACCCATGAGTTCTGGAAGGCACTGATTTCTAAGAAGACTGATGCTGGGGAGTTAAACTG CATGAACACCAGTGTGTCAGATAGTCCGTTCTGCTGCTCAGCTGGAGATGCAGAGACTGTTGTCAAGTCT GCCAGTGCTTTTGGAGCTGAAGATCCCATTCCAAGTTCAG ttgacAAATGGTTCTATTATGAAAAGTAA